A region from the Triticum aestivum cultivar Chinese Spring chromosome 3D, IWGSC CS RefSeq v2.1, whole genome shotgun sequence genome encodes:
- the LOC123079761 gene encoding uncharacterized protein isoform X1, which produces MVGRLAKRRLLHPAAFPFCDRVEESIQHILVRCVFALQDIWCLVHSLMPLCDSAHSACVSRTFLRSWRCHPKLIFTEETLGLKRTEARDFTSRVNQILKNHSDTGVKILEFVFDDRNNVNTCHLNSWLQKAVTPGIEKITLFLPWRYREEYNFPCSILLDGRGNSIWYLDLTNCAFHPMVGFDCLRSLTKLRLYGVCITGDELGHLISNCFALEELQVWCCMELICSTIPFWLQRLSCLTVSECDMLRVIESTAPNLTTLDFFGEPVQLVLRESSKVKHLKVGYSYTPNAVSYAITKLPSIAPHLKTLAIYSSSETVNTPMVADKFLAIKHLNIHLGEDYDDAVTPTYDYLSLASFLDACPVLESFNLSVDQSDMQHDSVFGDPSLGLRQILQHKHERLKKVQIIGFCSAKSMVELTCDILKNATSLESLTLDCIYGAGTGAISDSVRCGPSRSGKCWIRSQAMILEAHKAVGAIKRYILERVPPAVKLNVGGPCSQCQAMDVMLPQLSSV; this is translated from the exons ATGGTCGGCCGCCTGGCCAAAAGGAggttactgcatccggctgctttCCCCTTCTGTGACCGAGTTGAGGAGTCAATTCAGCACATCCTTGTGCGGTGTGTCTTTGCCCTGCAG GATATCTGGTGCCTTGTACATTCCCTAATGCCATTGTGTGATTCTGCCCACTCTGCCTGTGTCTCTCGCACATTTCTACGTTCTTGGAGATGCCACCCCAAGCTTATCTTCACTGAGGAAACACTAGGCTTGAAACGGACGGAAGCAAGGGATTTCACTAGCAGAGTTAATCAAATTCTGAAAAATCACTCAGACACCGGTGTGAAGATACTCGAGTTTGTATTCGATGATCGTAACAATGTCAACACATGTCATCTAAATAGTTGGCTCCAGAAAGCTGTCACGCCAGGGATTGAAAAAATCACCCTTTTTCTGCCTTGGCGATATAGGGAAGAGTACAACTTCCCATGCTCAATTTTACTTGATGGGCGTGGAAACTCAATTTGGTATCTTGACCTCACCAATTGTGCCTTCCATCCCATGGTTGGATTTGATTGCTTGAGAAGCCTGACAAAGCTGCGTCTCTATGGAGTTTGTATCACGGGGGATGAGTTAGGGCATCTTATTTCCAATTGTTTTGCTTTGGAGGAGTTGCAAGTCTGGTGTTGCATGGAGCTAATCTGCTCGACGATACCATTCTGGCTGCAGCGGCTTAGTTGTTTGACTGTGTCAGAGTGCGATATGCTGCGAGTGATAGAGAGCACAGCTCCAAACCTCACCACTTTAGACTTCTTTGGTGAACCAGTACAACTCGTGCTTAGAGAATCATCAAAGGTCAAACACTTGAAGGTGGGGTATTCATATACGCCCAATGCTGTAAGTTATGCTATCACTAAGCTACCTTCTATTGCACCACATCTTAAGACTCTTGCCATATACTCGTCTTCTGAG ACGGTTAATACCCCAATGGTAGCTGACAAATTCCTTGCCATAAAGCACTTGAATATTCACCTTGGTGAGGATTATGATGATGCTGTTACCCCAACCTATGATTATTTATCCTTGGCTTCGTTTCTGGATGCTTGTCCTGTCCTGGAGAGTTTCAACTTAAGT GTGGATCAGAGTGACATGCAGCATGATTCGGTTTTTGGGGATCCCTCCTTAGGTTTGAGGCAGATTCTTCAACACAAGCATGAGAGGCTCAAGAAGGTCCAGATCATTGGCTTCTGCTCTGCAAAGAGCATGGTTGAGCTAACATGTGATATTCTCAAGAATGCAACATCACTTGAGAGCCTCACACTGGACTGTATATATGGTGCGGGTACGGGGGCGATCAGTGATTCTGTTAGGTGTGGTCCCTCAAGATCCGGTAAATGCTGGATCAGAAGCCAAGCTATGATCTTGGAAGCACATAAAGCAGTCGGTGCCATCAAAAGATACATCCTGGAGAGAGTTCCCCCTGCAGTCAAGTTAAATGTTGGGGGGCCTTGTAGCCAGTGCCAAGCTATGGATGTGATGCTACCGCAATTATCCAGTGTTTAG
- the LOC123079761 gene encoding uncharacterized protein isoform X2, with amino-acid sequence MVGRLAKRRLLHPAAFPFCDRVEESIQHILVRCVFALQDIWCLVHSLMPLCDSAHSACVSRTFLRSWRCHPKLIFTEETLGLKRTEARDFTSRVNQILKNHSDTGVKILEFVFDDRNNVNTCHLNSWLQKAVTPGIEKITLFLPWRYREEYNFPCSILLDGRGNSIWYLDLTNCAFHPMVGFDCLRSLTKLRLYGVCITGDELGHLISNCFALEELQVWCCMELICSTIPFWLQRLSCLTVSECDMLRVIESTAPNLTTLDFFGEPVQLVLRESSKVKHLKVGYSYTPNATVNTPMVADKFLAIKHLNIHLGEDYDDAVTPTYDYLSLASFLDACPVLESFNLSVDQSDMQHDSVFGDPSLGLRQILQHKHERLKKVQIIGFCSAKSMVELTCDILKNATSLESLTLDCIYGAGTGAISDSVRCGPSRSGKCWIRSQAMILEAHKAVGAIKRYILERVPPAVKLNVGGPCSQCQAMDVMLPQLSSV; translated from the exons ATGGTCGGCCGCCTGGCCAAAAGGAggttactgcatccggctgctttCCCCTTCTGTGACCGAGTTGAGGAGTCAATTCAGCACATCCTTGTGCGGTGTGTCTTTGCCCTGCAG GATATCTGGTGCCTTGTACATTCCCTAATGCCATTGTGTGATTCTGCCCACTCTGCCTGTGTCTCTCGCACATTTCTACGTTCTTGGAGATGCCACCCCAAGCTTATCTTCACTGAGGAAACACTAGGCTTGAAACGGACGGAAGCAAGGGATTTCACTAGCAGAGTTAATCAAATTCTGAAAAATCACTCAGACACCGGTGTGAAGATACTCGAGTTTGTATTCGATGATCGTAACAATGTCAACACATGTCATCTAAATAGTTGGCTCCAGAAAGCTGTCACGCCAGGGATTGAAAAAATCACCCTTTTTCTGCCTTGGCGATATAGGGAAGAGTACAACTTCCCATGCTCAATTTTACTTGATGGGCGTGGAAACTCAATTTGGTATCTTGACCTCACCAATTGTGCCTTCCATCCCATGGTTGGATTTGATTGCTTGAGAAGCCTGACAAAGCTGCGTCTCTATGGAGTTTGTATCACGGGGGATGAGTTAGGGCATCTTATTTCCAATTGTTTTGCTTTGGAGGAGTTGCAAGTCTGGTGTTGCATGGAGCTAATCTGCTCGACGATACCATTCTGGCTGCAGCGGCTTAGTTGTTTGACTGTGTCAGAGTGCGATATGCTGCGAGTGATAGAGAGCACAGCTCCAAACCTCACCACTTTAGACTTCTTTGGTGAACCAGTACAACTCGTGCTTAGAGAATCATCAAAGGTCAAACACTTGAAGGTGGGGTATTCATATACGCCCAATGCT ACGGTTAATACCCCAATGGTAGCTGACAAATTCCTTGCCATAAAGCACTTGAATATTCACCTTGGTGAGGATTATGATGATGCTGTTACCCCAACCTATGATTATTTATCCTTGGCTTCGTTTCTGGATGCTTGTCCTGTCCTGGAGAGTTTCAACTTAAGT GTGGATCAGAGTGACATGCAGCATGATTCGGTTTTTGGGGATCCCTCCTTAGGTTTGAGGCAGATTCTTCAACACAAGCATGAGAGGCTCAAGAAGGTCCAGATCATTGGCTTCTGCTCTGCAAAGAGCATGGTTGAGCTAACATGTGATATTCTCAAGAATGCAACATCACTTGAGAGCCTCACACTGGACTGTATATATGGTGCGGGTACGGGGGCGATCAGTGATTCTGTTAGGTGTGGTCCCTCAAGATCCGGTAAATGCTGGATCAGAAGCCAAGCTATGATCTTGGAAGCACATAAAGCAGTCGGTGCCATCAAAAGATACATCCTGGAGAGAGTTCCCCCTGCAGTCAAGTTAAATGTTGGGGGGCCTTGTAGCCAGTGCCAAGCTATGGATGTGATGCTACCGCAATTATCCAGTGTTTAG
- the LOC123079761 gene encoding uncharacterized protein isoform X3, whose amino-acid sequence MPLCDSAHSACVSRTFLRSWRCHPKLIFTEETLGLKRTEARDFTSRVNQILKNHSDTGVKILEFVFDDRNNVNTCHLNSWLQKAVTPGIEKITLFLPWRYREEYNFPCSILLDGRGNSIWYLDLTNCAFHPMVGFDCLRSLTKLRLYGVCITGDELGHLISNCFALEELQVWCCMELICSTIPFWLQRLSCLTVSECDMLRVIESTAPNLTTLDFFGEPVQLVLRESSKVKHLKVGYSYTPNAVSYAITKLPSIAPHLKTLAIYSSSETVNTPMVADKFLAIKHLNIHLGEDYDDAVTPTYDYLSLASFLDACPVLESFNLSVDQSDMQHDSVFGDPSLGLRQILQHKHERLKKVQIIGFCSAKSMVELTCDILKNATSLESLTLDCIYGAGTGAISDSVRCGPSRSGKCWIRSQAMILEAHKAVGAIKRYILERVPPAVKLNVGGPCSQCQAMDVMLPQLSSV is encoded by the exons ATGCCATTGTGTGATTCTGCCCACTCTGCCTGTGTCTCTCGCACATTTCTACGTTCTTGGAGATGCCACCCCAAGCTTATCTTCACTGAGGAAACACTAGGCTTGAAACGGACGGAAGCAAGGGATTTCACTAGCAGAGTTAATCAAATTCTGAAAAATCACTCAGACACCGGTGTGAAGATACTCGAGTTTGTATTCGATGATCGTAACAATGTCAACACATGTCATCTAAATAGTTGGCTCCAGAAAGCTGTCACGCCAGGGATTGAAAAAATCACCCTTTTTCTGCCTTGGCGATATAGGGAAGAGTACAACTTCCCATGCTCAATTTTACTTGATGGGCGTGGAAACTCAATTTGGTATCTTGACCTCACCAATTGTGCCTTCCATCCCATGGTTGGATTTGATTGCTTGAGAAGCCTGACAAAGCTGCGTCTCTATGGAGTTTGTATCACGGGGGATGAGTTAGGGCATCTTATTTCCAATTGTTTTGCTTTGGAGGAGTTGCAAGTCTGGTGTTGCATGGAGCTAATCTGCTCGACGATACCATTCTGGCTGCAGCGGCTTAGTTGTTTGACTGTGTCAGAGTGCGATATGCTGCGAGTGATAGAGAGCACAGCTCCAAACCTCACCACTTTAGACTTCTTTGGTGAACCAGTACAACTCGTGCTTAGAGAATCATCAAAGGTCAAACACTTGAAGGTGGGGTATTCATATACGCCCAATGCTGTAAGTTATGCTATCACTAAGCTACCTTCTATTGCACCACATCTTAAGACTCTTGCCATATACTCGTCTTCTGAG ACGGTTAATACCCCAATGGTAGCTGACAAATTCCTTGCCATAAAGCACTTGAATATTCACCTTGGTGAGGATTATGATGATGCTGTTACCCCAACCTATGATTATTTATCCTTGGCTTCGTTTCTGGATGCTTGTCCTGTCCTGGAGAGTTTCAACTTAAGT GTGGATCAGAGTGACATGCAGCATGATTCGGTTTTTGGGGATCCCTCCTTAGGTTTGAGGCAGATTCTTCAACACAAGCATGAGAGGCTCAAGAAGGTCCAGATCATTGGCTTCTGCTCTGCAAAGAGCATGGTTGAGCTAACATGTGATATTCTCAAGAATGCAACATCACTTGAGAGCCTCACACTGGACTGTATATATGGTGCGGGTACGGGGGCGATCAGTGATTCTGTTAGGTGTGGTCCCTCAAGATCCGGTAAATGCTGGATCAGAAGCCAAGCTATGATCTTGGAAGCACATAAAGCAGTCGGTGCCATCAAAAGATACATCCTGGAGAGAGTTCCCCCTGCAGTCAAGTTAAATGTTGGGGGGCCTTGTAGCCAGTGCCAAGCTATGGATGTGATGCTACCGCAATTATCCAGTGTTTAG